The Paramisgurnus dabryanus chromosome 1, PD_genome_1.1, whole genome shotgun sequence genome includes a window with the following:
- the hs3st3l gene encoding heparan sulfate (glucosamine) 3-O-sulfotransferase 3-like: MFFGLSKLNEYSLKYNGRLQTVFRGMATFNNPLLDIRRLLQKLVIMFSFGAICVSLLYLLLGCCESDISNNAQPWTLTEWYREGDNKTLLREILKSPGYVLEESVDANSSGKDWTATRRLPQALIIGVKKGGTRALLEFLRLHPDIRALGSEPHFFDRHYTRGLNWYRSMMPKALEGQIVMEKTPRYFVTPETPARIHAMSRDIKLIVVVRDPITRAISDYTQIISKTPDIPSFEKLTFKNRTTGQIDSLWSPLYIGLYAKHLERWLAYFPLAQIHFVHGERLISDPAGELGRVQDFLGLQRIITDKHFYFNKTKGFPCLKKPEGSSKPHCLGKTKGRTHPKIDPEVIRKLREFYQPHNLRFYQMAGMDFGWQ; the protein is encoded by the exons ATGTTTTTCGGCTTGTCAAAGTTAAACGAATATAGTCTTAAGTATAATGGCCGACTACAGACTGTTTTCAGAGGGATGGCAACTTTTAACAACCCTCTCTTGGACATCCGGAGACTCTTGCAAAAACTTGTGATCATGTTTTCATTTGGCGCTATATGCGTATCTCTTCTCTACCTTTTGCTGGGATGCTGCGAGTCGGACATCTCGAACAACGCACAGCCGTGGACTTTAACTGAATGGTACCGCGAGGGCGACAACAAAACCTTGTTAAGAGAAATATTAAAGTCGCCGGGTTACGTGCTGGAGGAGAGTGTGGATGCAAACAGCTCCGGGAAAGATTGGACTGCAACACGACGGCTTCCTCAGGCTCTCATCATCGGAGTTAAGAAGGGAGGGACGCGAGCGCTGCTCGAGTTTCTGAGACTTCACCCGGACATCCGAGCTCTCGGCTCCGAACCGCACTTCTTTGACAGACACTACACGCGTGGACTCAACTGGTACAG GAGTATGATGCCAAAAGCTCTCGAGGGGCAAATCGTAATGGAGAAGACGCCCCGATATTTTGTCACCCCGGAGACGCCCGCCCGCATCCATGCCATGTCACGAGACATCAAGCTAATCGTAGTGGTGCGAGATCCCATCACCCGCGCCATTTCGGACTACACCCAGATTATTTCCAAGACCCCCGACATTCCCAGTTTTGAAAAGCTGACTTTTAAGAACAGAACCACGGGTCAGATAGACTCCCTTTGGAGCCCGCTGTACATCGGACTCTACGCCAAGCACTTGGAGCGGTGGTTGGCCTACTTTCCGCTCGCCCAGATCCATTTCGTCCACGGTGAGAGGCTGATAAGCGACCCCGCGGGCGAGCTAGGCCGTGTGCAAGACTTTCTAGGTTTGCAGAGGATCATTACAgacaaacacttttattttaacaagACCAAGGGCTTTCCATGCCTCAAAAAGCCCGAAGGCAGTAGCAAACCCCACTGTTTGGGGAAAACCAAAGGAAGAACTCATCCCAAAATTGACCCAGAGGTCATTCGGAAACTTAGGGAATTCTACCAGCCACACAATCTTAGGTTTTATCAAATGGCAGGCATGGACTTTGGATGGCAATGA